A single window of Oreochromis aureus strain Israel breed Guangdong linkage group 7, ZZ_aureus, whole genome shotgun sequence DNA harbors:
- the musk gene encoding muscle, skeletal receptor tyrosine-protein kinase has product MYLLENVLTNNSRARMTTVEHILVFLLILIPSCYNMQTAPRIITLLETVDVLLDHNATFICEVESRPPAEITWTKNNHQIMYYDTRYLTKEKGQMLIIPHVRESDNGEYCCLASNGIGEPAKSCGALQLKMKPQIKRHPTNLTLLVESKAVLPCVTLGNPKPDVTWLKDDELIKVNDRVTILDYGALKIHNIQKEDAGQYRCVARNSFGLAFSKPVIIEVQAPARILRVPKDKRVAYGSQISLECNATGNPVPTITWLENGNTISGASVEETLVGEVILSVLKVTVTKPALYTCLASNRHNAGANTVKATAKVTVAEWRLYKGIAGYCSAYRGDVCRTILHDDLLVFFNSSFSNPEDTQEYFLQSWWAEVEGLSGVCSPALRSLLCHASFPDCNPSGLGPAPKPVCREHCLAVKELYCHKEWLILEGSSSVQSGLFSSLTGSQAPVSLLPKCQTLPSLHTDPDGCTYVPFADIKKDLITRTCYNDRGYFYQGSVNVTRSGIPCQPWNQQVPHQHHLSVDVIPELKNSGNHCRNPGGISDKPWCYTLNPNIRWEYCAVPQCGETSIASVVKPESRDPHQTPRFPPVTTTSSPAYSMSVIVVILTALATAVFLAVIILGCRRWKKQLRNRKRGVIETPMLNALPSELLLDRLHPNPMYQRVPLLLNSKLLALEYPRNNIQYVRDIGEGAFGRVFQARAPGLLPMESFTMVAVKMLKEEASADMQNDFQREAALMAAFDHPNIVRLLGVCAVGKPMCLMFEYMAHGDLNEFLRRRSPTQSVRTLSRASLSGRSFSSELEAGPLSCTEQLLISKQIAAGMAYLSERKFVHRDLATRNCLVGEEMVVKIADFGLSRNIYSADYYKANENDAIPIRWMPPESIFYNRYTTESDVWAYGVVLWEIFSHGMQPYYGMGHEEVIYYVRDGHILSCPENCPLELYNLMRLCWSTHPSDRPSFSSIHRILERMHQNRLSMNADTEADADC; this is encoded by the exons GTACTATGACACACGGTACCTTACCAAGGAAAAGGGTCAGATGTTAATCATCCCACATGTAAGAGAGTCAGACAATGGGGAGTACTGTTGCCTTGCCAGTAATGGCATTGGAGAACCTGCCAAGAGCTGTGGAGCGCTTCAGCTAAAGATGA AGCCACAGATCAAAAGGCATCCAACCAATCTAACACTACTGGTAGAATCCAAAGCAGTGTTGCCCTGTGTTACCCTTGGCAACCCTAAACCAGATGTCACGTGGCTCAAAGATGATGAGCTTATCAAG GTCAATGACCGTGTTACTATTCTCGACTATGGGGCATTGAAAATTCATAACATACAGAAAGAGGATGCAGGACAGTACCGCTGTGTGGCCAGGAATAGCTTTGGTTTGGCCTTTTCAAAGCCTGTCATCATAGAAGTACAAG CTCCAGCACGAATCTTGCGGGTTCCAAAGGACAAGAGGGTGGCATATGGCAGCCAGATTTCCCTAGAATGTAATGCCACTGGAAATCCAGTCCCAACCATTACCTGGCTGGAAAACGGGAATACT ATCTCCGGAGCCTCAGTAGAGGAGACATTAGTGGGAGAGGTGATACTCTCTGTTCTTAAGGTGACGGTGACTAAACCAGCCCTATATACGTGCCTGGCTTCCAACAGACACAATGCTGGAGCCAACACTGTCAAAGCAACTGCAAAAGTCACTGTTGCAG AGTGGAG ACTTTATAAGGGGATCGCAGGCTACTGCAGTGCATATCGTGGAGATGTTTGCCGCACAATATTGCACGACGATTTGCTGGTTTTCTTTAACTCGTCCTTCTCAAACCCTGAGGACACGCAGGAGTACTTTCTTCAGAGCTGGTGGGCAGAGGTAGAAGGGCTCAGTGGGGTGTGCAGTCCTGCATTACGCTCATTGCTCTGCCACGCTTCCTTTCCTGACTGCAACCCATCAGGGCTAGGACCTGCACCAAAACCTGTCTGCAG AGAACACTGCCTGGCAGTGAAGGAGCTGTACTGCCATAAGGAGTGGCTGATACTAGAAGGCAGCAGTTCAGTCCAGTCTGGACTCTTCAGCTCTCTCACCGGGTCCCAGGCTCCCGTTTCACTGCTGCCAAAATGTCAGACCTTACCAAGTCTTCACACAGACCCTGATGGTTGTACATATGTTCCTTTTGCGG aCATCAAGAAAGATCTAATTACAA GAACGTGTTACAATGACCGAGGTTATTTCTACCAGGGTAGTGTGAATGTAACCAGGTCTGGGATACCATGTCAACCATGGAACCAACAG GTTCCCCACCAGCACCATTTGTCAGTGGATGTCATTCCAGAGTTGAAGAATTCAGGCAATCACTGCAGGAACCCAGGAGGAATCAGTGACAAGCCCTGGTGTTATACCTTAAATCCAAACATACGCTGGGAGTACTGTGCTGTTCCACAGTGTGGGGAAACAAGCATAGCATCAG TAGTGAAGCCAGAGTCTAGAGACCCTCACCAGACCCCTCGTTTCCCTCCAGTGACAACAACATCATCTCCAGCTTATTCAATGTCTGTCATTGTCGTTATCCTGACTGCTCTTGCAACTGCAGTCTTTCTTGCCGTTATCATTCTTGGCTGCCGCAGATGGAAGAAGCAACTGAGGAATCGGAAGAG agGAGTAATAGAGACCCCGATGTTGAACGCCCTTCCATCAGAGCTATTGCTCGATCGACTCCACCCTAACCCCATGTACCAGCGTGTTCccctgctgctgaactcaaaacTGTTGGCCCTTGAGTATCCCCGAAATAATATTCAATACGTCCGAGATATTGGGGAAGGAGCCTTTGGACGAGTTTTCCAAGCcag AGCTCCAGGCCTGCTACCCATGGAGTCTTTCACAATGGTCGCTGTGAAGATGTTGAAGGAGGAAGCTTCAGCTGACATGCAGAATGACTTCCAGAGAGAGGCAGCACTCATGGCCGCATTTGACCATCCAAACATAGTTCGACTCTTAG GTGTGTGCGCAGTGGGTAAACCAATGTGTCTGATGTTTGAGTATATggcccatggtgacctcaacGAGTTCCTGCGTCGCAGATCTCCAACCCAGTCAGTGCGCACCCTCAGCCGTGCTAGCTTGTCGGGTCGCAGTTTCTCCTCTGAGCTGGAGGCCGGGCCTCTCTCTTGTACAGAGCAGTTATTGATTTCCAAGCAGATTGCTGCAGGAATGGCATACCTGTCTGAGCGCAAGTTTGTCCATCGTGACCTGGCGACACGGAACTGCCTGGTTGGAGAGGAAATGGTGGTAAAGATTGCAGACTTTGGCCTCTCCAGAAACATCTACTCAGCTGATTACTACAAAGCCAATGAAAATGATGCCATCCCCATTCGCTGGATGCCTCCAGAGTCTATATTCTACAATCGCTATACTACAGAGTCAGATGTGTGGGCCTATGGTGTGGTGTTATGGGAGATCTTCTCCCATGGGATGCAGCCATATTATGGTATGGGTCATGAGGAAGTTATTTACTATGTGAGGGACGGTCACATCCTTTCCTGTCCTGAGAACTGTCCTTTGGAGCTCTATAATCTGATGAGGCTCTGTTGGAGTACACACCCATCAGACAGGCCCAGCTTCAGTAGCATACATCGGATACTAGAACGTATGCATCAAAACAGACTAAGCATGAATGCTGACACTGAAGCTGATGCTGACTGTTAA